Sequence from the Kribbella aluminosa genome:
ATCCGGCGTGCGACCTGTTTCCCGTGTGGTACCTGCTGCCCGCGAACGTCCGCGACGAGTTCCGTGCGGCGCTGGACGTGGACGACGCGACGTGGCTCCGGGGACGCGGGCGTGTGCTGTCCCAGGCCCTGATCGTGTGGTCGTACCGAAAGGACACCAACCCGGCGGTGGCGAACTACACGCGGCACGTCATCGGTGAGTTGCTCGGAGCTCCTCGATGATGCTCTCCGAGCGCCATCGCGACCGAACACGCACGCGGTCAATACGCAGAGTCTCCGGTAGTACGAGACCTCGCAGCGCCGGGTGCGATCACGGCTTGGTTAGGCTGGCGGTGTGAGCCTCGACATTCCCGAGCAGGTCCGGAAGACGGTCGTGGCCGACGGGAACGAATCCTGGCTGGACGAGCTGCCGGGCGTGGTCGACTCGCTGGCCCGGGAGTGGTCTCTGGTCATCGGTCGCAGCTTCGCGGGCGGTCACGCTGCTCTGGCCGTCGAGGTGACGCTGGTTGACGGAACTCCGGCCGTCCTCAAGGTCGGCGTACCAGGTCGGGACGTCGCGCAGGAGGCCATGGCGTTGCGCCTGGCGAACGGAGCAGGATGCGCCAAGCTGTTGCGCGAAGACCTGGGTCGACAAGCCCTTCTGCTGGAGCGCCTTGGGGCTCCGATGTACGACCTCGTGGCCGACCCTGCAAGCCGCCACGACTTGCTGTGCGAAGTGGCCGTTCGCCTGTGGCGGCCGATCGGTCCCGACATCGACCTTCCAACCGGGGCGAAGTTGGCTGAGCAGTACGCCGATCGGCTGCCGAGGCTATGGGAGCAGGCGGGGCGACCGTGTTCGCCGGCCACCGTGGCGGACGCGCTGAATTGCATGGATCGTCGGCGCCTTGCCCACGACGATCGGTCCGCGGTTCTGGTCCACGGTGACATCCACGAGATGAACGCCCTGCAGGCGAGTGACGGCAGCTACAAGCTCATCGATCCAGCCGGACTGCGGGCCGAACCGGCGTGCGATCTCGGCACTATCGTGCGGTGCAACCCGGACCTCGGCGATGACCTGTGGGCGCGGACTGAGCAGCTGGCCTCTCGCACGGGCGTGGATGCCACCGCCATCTGGGAATGGGGAACTATCCACCGAGTCGTCAGCGGCGTCTACGCCTGCAGTATTGGCTTTCAGCCCTTTGGCGATCTGCTGCTGGCCGAAGCGGATCGCCTCACGGCGTAGTCACCGGATCGTGCTGCAGTCCCCCGCCTACCGGCCGGGATGGGGCCGGAGCTTGAAGATCAGGATGCCGAGGTACTTGTTCATCCACGCCTGCTTGTGCGGGTAGCGGCGTCGGGCGTCCTCGGATAGTTGGGGCTCGATCGCGGTCTCGATCCACAGCCCTGCCGCACTGAACACGTTGATCAGGTCAGAGACGGTGTACGTACGCTTCGTGAGGGTGATCTGGTCGTTCCAGCCGCTGACGTAGGAGAACGGGGCGGTGGAGAAATACTCTTCACCCAAGGAGGAACCATTCTGTTCGGCCCGTTCGACGGCGTATCGGATCGGTTGCGTCCTGGTCAACAGGATGAATCCGTCGTCGGTCAGCATCGTCCGCGCTGCCTGCAGGGTGCGGACCGGATCTTTCGCGTAGCCGAAGGACTGCAGGAACAAGATCCGGTCGAACCGGCGACCGTCAAGCCCGGGCACAGAATCCAGCTCAGAGAGATTGCCCCGGATGAACTCCAAGCCAGGCGGCGGGGCGCTGAGGAAGTTGCCACTGACATCGACACCTACCGAGGCAGCCGCACCGTCTCGAACCAGCTCAGCGAGCTTCCCGCCGTTGCCGCAACCGACATCGAGCACCGACCGTCCGGTGACCTCACCCAGAAGTTCTCGCTGCGCAGGCCACTCGACAAGCCGATCCAGCGAATCCTCTCTGGCTCGGGCCCGCTCGTAGTCCGGAGCAAGTTCCAGCCACGCCTGGCTCGGATCCCCAGGAGTGTCGGTCTGAGGATCCGCCCGTGAGTCGTCTGACATCGCCACGAGACAGACCATAGTCGCCGCCGCGAGGTACGCCGGTGAAGGCATCGATCGCCCACCCACCATGGGATGGGTGAACCCGTTGATGGACAGCGCGACCCCAGCCTGGTCCAACGGGTCCCACCGGCCGTAGAGATGCGCCCAGTACTCGGTCGCCGCAGCCTCGTCCGATGTTCGCGGCAACGGTTCGGGTTTCGCCGTACTTGCAGCCGGCGGCACGCGTGGTTGACTCATGGCGCTGCCTTGCTCGCACCGCACTCTCGCCGGCAACGGCGTTCCAGCTGCGCCGATCGGCGGTCACCGTGCTGGTCACGTACTCCTCACCGAACCACACGGCCCTCGTCCGGTGCCTGTGGCAACTACCTGCCCCTGCACCCCCATTGAAGCTGGCGCTCCCCCGAGCCTGCTCGAAGTCGGTTGTCAGGTTGTGGTAAGCGTGGCGACGATGGCGGTGAAGGCGTCGCGGGCTGGGTCGTGGATGTTTTTCAGGGCGGCGAGCGCGCAGGCGGACGGGGGCAGGTCGCGGAGTGGGATTGTGAGTACGTCGGGGTGGTGGAAGTGGTCCGCGAACGGCGCGACCGTGGGGTGTACGAGGCGGCCTCGGGCCAGGAGGTACAGGAGTTCGGCGTTGTCCTCGACTGCAGCGTCGACGAATCGGAGCTGGCGGCCGGACGGTGTTCGGGAGGGGCACGTCGCCTCGGCTGCCTCTGGCGTGAGTCCGTAGGGTCGCCTCACGTCGTGATCTGCGAGGTCCTCGACGGACAGCTCGGCGCGGTCGGCGAGTGGATGGGTGCGGCCTAGCATCACGACGCGCTGGTCCGCGGCGCTGAGCACCGGGCCG
This genomic interval carries:
- a CDS encoding aminoglycoside phosphotransferase family protein: MSLDIPEQVRKTVVADGNESWLDELPGVVDSLAREWSLVIGRSFAGGHAALAVEVTLVDGTPAVLKVGVPGRDVAQEAMALRLANGAGCAKLLREDLGRQALLLERLGAPMYDLVADPASRHDLLCEVAVRLWRPIGPDIDLPTGAKLAEQYADRLPRLWEQAGRPCSPATVADALNCMDRRRLAHDDRSAVLVHGDIHEMNALQASDGSYKLIDPAGLRAEPACDLGTIVRCNPDLGDDLWARTEQLASRTGVDATAIWEWGTIHRVVSGVYACSIGFQPFGDLLLAEADRLTA
- a CDS encoding class I SAM-dependent methyltransferase, translated to MSQPRVPPAASTAKPEPLPRTSDEAAATEYWAHLYGRWDPLDQAGVALSINGFTHPMVGGRSMPSPAYLAAATMVCLVAMSDDSRADPQTDTPGDPSQAWLELAPDYERARAREDSLDRLVEWPAQRELLGEVTGRSVLDVGCGNGGKLAELVRDGAAASVGVDVSGNFLSAPPPGLEFIRGNLSELDSVPGLDGRRFDRILFLQSFGYAKDPVRTLQAARTMLTDDGFILLTRTQPIRYAVERAEQNGSSLGEEYFSTAPFSYVSGWNDQITLTKRTYTVSDLINVFSAAGLWIETAIEPQLSEDARRRYPHKQAWMNKYLGILIFKLRPHPGR